A segment of the Acidimicrobiales bacterium genome:
GTCCCTCCCGGCGAGAGAAGGACCCAACCCTCTTCACAGCCCCAACAGCCATCCGACCCTCCCGACATCGGCGGCGGCTCAGCGCCCCAGCCGAACCATCCCGCAAACAGCGGCGACCCGCTGCTTCATCGCATCACATCCCGTACGCGGGGATTCGTGTTGCGCTCTAGCTTGGCTGTGGACGCGAGTTAGTGCGGGGCGCTCCAAGGCGCTGTCGGGTAGTCGCCTTGACGGAGGTCAGTTTGTGGTTCTCGCGGCATTGATTGAACGACCGATGTCGAGCAGATGATGGTGCCCCTCATGGGCGACCTTACGGACGATAGCCAGAGTGGTCATATCAAGGTTGCCAAAGGTAACGGCTCGATCCCAGGCATCGCCTGCGATATTGGCCGCTTTCCTGGCGATGCGGTCGGCGTTCGCCGATAGGTCCTCAACTACTTTCAAGAGGTCCTGGCTGTTGTATGAGCTTTCAGAAGCGGTCCGGTCGGGAAGATCCGGATCGGGGTCGGGTAGCTCTGGGTGCTCCTTGGTGAGCGCCTGGTGAAGCCCCCATCCCCAAAACGCGATGACGTCGCGCATGTGGGCGGCGCACTCGAGCGCCGACCAGGTGCGAGCATCTGGGCGCCGACGCAAGACGATGTCGGGGTCTTCTCCCTCCTGCAGAGCAAGCGCTTCCTTATAACGAGGGCCTAGACCACGCAGCGTTCTTTCGGCGTTCGTGGCCGTGATGGTGAGGCCATCGAAGCCGCATTCCGAGCACTTCTCGGCCTGGGCTGTAGGCCTTGCGGGCGGCTCTTCCATCGCCTGCAACGTAGTTCCCCTACCCCGGGTGGTAAAAGAGTGGGGATCTATGCCTGACCGATACCATTCGGAGATCCCGTCGGTGAGTTCCGACCCACCTGGCATCACAGGCCACCTGTCGCCGATCTTTACTGTCACCAACCTGGACCGCAGTTCCTCAGACGTGATCCGCCGTTACAGGATTCCCTGATAAAGAAGCTGGACTGGCCGCGCGAAGTGGCTGCGGTACTCGTCGGAAGTGATTGAGCGGCCTAGAAAGTCCCGACAACTGGCGCTGGTTGCTTCGACCATGACCTCGAAGTCATCTAGCAGCGTGCCGTTCCAATCCCACACAAAGTGCGTGATCGCCACGACGAACAAGACTATCTGGGCCCCACTATTCATGAATCACGCCGGGGAGCTACTCGGCCGGTACATGCGGAAACCACGTCGACCCGCGGCTGGTCTGGGTGCTAGACGATGTGACGATCGCCGCCCGCGTCAGTCCAGGTGGGCCTTTCGCTGCTGCGGGTACGGCGGCCTGGACGTGAGCCGGCTTGGTTTCGCGATCGAACTTGCGACCGGCGGTTCGGTCTAAAGGAGGCGTAGCAGACTTTTGTCACGCAGGATCGACACGAGGAGG
Coding sequences within it:
- a CDS encoding DinB family protein is translated as MEEPPARPTAQAEKCSECGFDGLTITATNAERTLRGLGPRYKEALALQEGEDPDIVLRRRPDARTWSALECAAHMRDVIAFWGWGLHQALTKEHPELPDPDPDLPDRTASESSYNSQDLLKVVEDLSANADRIARKAANIAGDAWDRAVTFGNLDMTTLAIVRKVAHEGHHHLLDIGRSINAARTTN